A DNA window from Bacillus carboniphilus contains the following coding sequences:
- a CDS encoding alpha/beta hydrolase, which yields MKFMNIQGVPISYYDKGEGIPLVLIHPPGFGHKVFYRQFPLTQYFRCIIPDLSGHGNSGVYKVQPTIDDYVEELRALMEHLSVESFFLFGYSSGGSVAQAFSIKYPHKVRGLLLSGAYPKVSSTILNVEHRIGIWLAKNHPKILSKMLSTNHGIDKHSTLELYWYLRKSNPRVWANFYKEALHFNCVRQLQQLTMPVLLLYGSLADPINKSVRIYKKYLQPEIIFINKATHQLPVYHAEEINVQIINFIKVKDQASTKM from the coding sequence ATGAAATTCATGAATATTCAGGGGGTTCCGATCTCTTATTATGATAAAGGGGAGGGTATACCGCTTGTACTCATTCATCCCCCTGGTTTTGGACATAAGGTGTTTTATCGGCAGTTTCCCCTTACACAGTATTTTCGATGCATTATCCCTGATTTAAGCGGTCATGGAAATAGTGGAGTTTACAAGGTACAACCAACTATAGATGACTATGTTGAAGAGTTACGAGCTTTAATGGAGCATTTATCAGTGGAGAGCTTCTTTTTATTTGGTTATTCATCTGGTGGGTCTGTTGCACAAGCTTTTTCAATTAAATACCCCCATAAAGTTAGAGGATTATTATTAAGTGGGGCATATCCTAAGGTATCCTCTACTATATTAAACGTGGAGCATCGAATCGGAATTTGGCTAGCCAAAAATCATCCGAAAATATTATCAAAGATGCTCAGCACAAATCATGGAATCGATAAACATAGTACATTAGAGTTGTATTGGTATTTACGAAAATCAAATCCCAGAGTATGGGCAAACTTCTACAAAGAAGCTTTACATTTTAACTGTGTCAGGCAGTTGCAGCAATTGACAATGCCTGTATTACTTCTGTATGGAAGTCTAGCGGATCCTATCAACAAAAGTGTACGAATTTATAAAAAATATTTACAACCAGAAATAATCTTCATTAACAAAGCAACTCATCAATTGCCCGTATATCATGCAGAAGAAATAAATGTCCAAATAATCAATTTTATAAAAGTAAAAGACCAAGCTTCTACTAAGATGTAG
- a CDS encoding MFS transporter, with amino-acid sequence MEHIEKLQDGTKAKPKNNGAELTDPKSITRDDTHQQKWAIISLASIPLVMTLGNSMLIPVLPTMENKLNISSFQSSLIITVYSIVAIILIPIAGFLSDKWGRKKVIIPSLIIAGVGGLVSGIASWFLDSAYIFILIGRILQGVGAAGASPIVLPLVGDMFRKEEDVSSALGMIETANTFGKVLSPVLGALLAAIVWFVPFFSFPIFCTISILLVLFLVKTPKTDQEKVSIGRFLQNIKKIFKVDGKWLYSIFFIGGILMFVLFGELFYLSKIFEDKYNIMDIKKGLYLALPLGALCLASFITGKVIKENKVLMKWLTFIGVLVLGATSFLVLFSTNLWYLMALFTLGGIGIGVSLPSLDALITEGIEKEQRGTITSLYSSMRFVGVAAGPPIVAILMKTHKSWLFGGFLALCAISCLLVFIAIKPEKDQASTS; translated from the coding sequence ATGGAACATATTGAAAAATTACAAGACGGGACAAAAGCCAAGCCGAAAAACAACGGGGCTGAACTGACTGATCCCAAAAGTATAACGAGAGATGATACTCATCAGCAAAAATGGGCAATCATCTCTTTAGCATCTATTCCATTAGTCATGACACTTGGTAACTCGATGCTTATACCTGTACTCCCTACAATGGAAAACAAACTAAATATAAGTTCCTTTCAATCCAGTTTAATCATCACAGTCTACTCTATAGTAGCAATTATATTGATTCCTATTGCTGGATTTTTATCTGATAAATGGGGTCGAAAAAAAGTCATAATCCCTAGTCTTATTATTGCTGGTGTTGGAGGGCTTGTATCAGGTATTGCAAGTTGGTTCCTTGATTCTGCCTATATTTTCATACTAATAGGAAGAATTCTTCAGGGTGTTGGAGCAGCCGGTGCTTCTCCTATTGTTCTCCCGCTAGTAGGTGATATGTTCCGTAAAGAGGAAGATGTCAGCAGTGCTTTAGGGATGATTGAAACAGCGAATACATTTGGAAAGGTACTAAGCCCTGTATTAGGCGCGTTATTAGCTGCTATAGTTTGGTTTGTACCTTTCTTCTCTTTTCCAATATTCTGTACCATTTCCATTCTACTTGTACTATTTTTAGTCAAAACACCAAAAACTGATCAAGAAAAAGTATCTATCGGCCGTTTTTTACAAAATATCAAAAAGATTTTTAAAGTTGACGGCAAATGGCTTTACTCCATCTTTTTTATTGGTGGCATATTGATGTTTGTCCTTTTTGGAGAGCTGTTTTACCTCTCAAAGATATTTGAGGATAAATACAATATTATGGATATTAAGAAAGGTCTTTATCTAGCCCTACCTTTGGGGGCTCTCTGCCTCGCTTCTTTTATTACTGGAAAAGTAATTAAAGAAAATAAGGTGCTCATGAAATGGCTCACCTTTATCGGGGTGTTAGTACTAGGAGCGACTAGCTTTTTAGTATTATTCTCCACAAACCTGTGGTATCTTATGGCACTTTTTACATTAGGTGGGATCGGTATTGGTGTCTCTCTCCCTTCTTTAGATGCACTTATTACAGAAGGAATCGAGAAGGAACAGCGGGGAACGATTACATCATTATATAGTTCTATGCGTTTCGTTGGAGTTGCAGCAGGACCACCTATAGTAGCCATTTTAATGAAAACACATAAATCTTGGTTATTCGGTGGTTTCTTAGCATTATGTGCTATATCCTGCTTGTTAGTTTTCATAGCCATTAAACCTGAAAAAGACCAAGCCTCTACATCTTAG
- the trpE gene encoding anthranilate synthase component I, whose protein sequence is MSQVESIRIHVEEMEGDVMTPIQIFQSLKGEKKCLLESSSKHEVSGRYSFISANPYMEFVSFENEHHIKKQKQEVEIVQGKTIEVLKKLLPKIDDLPHFPFVGGAVGYLGYDIIRQYEKIGNVPSDPLNLPDAHLMFYEDVCIFDHLQEKVYLVALSMGGQDNPRERVQKTKTSLENISRANERKSFRTSTYHSNITKTAFLENVKKAKERIKQGDIFQVVLSQRLQSSFDGDPFTFYRQLRKLNPSPYMFYIDFSDYIVLGASPESLIKTDGETITTNPIAGTRPRGKTFEEDQALGNELLADEKERAEHDMLVDLSRNDIGRIAKVGTVQVKKYMEVEHFQHVMHLVSEVVGELKDDIHPLDALAVSLPAGTVSGAPKIRAMSILNELEGEKRGLYSGAVGYASFNGQLDFALAIRTMVIKENIAYVQAGAGIVHDSVPEKEYEETLNKAKSLLEVTS, encoded by the coding sequence ATGAGCCAAGTAGAGAGTATACGTATTCATGTTGAAGAGATGGAGGGAGATGTAATGACCCCTATCCAGATCTTTCAAAGCTTGAAGGGTGAGAAAAAATGTTTGCTTGAAAGCTCAAGTAAACATGAAGTCAGTGGCAGATATTCATTCATTTCAGCCAACCCTTATATGGAGTTTGTTTCATTTGAGAATGAGCACCACATAAAAAAACAAAAACAAGAAGTTGAAATCGTACAAGGAAAAACGATTGAAGTATTAAAGAAATTACTCCCCAAAATAGATGATTTACCACATTTCCCTTTCGTTGGTGGAGCAGTTGGATATTTAGGATATGACATTATTAGGCAGTATGAAAAGATTGGAAATGTCCCATCGGACCCGCTTAATCTTCCGGATGCACATCTCATGTTTTATGAAGATGTTTGTATCTTTGACCACCTGCAAGAAAAAGTGTACCTTGTGGCTTTGAGTATGGGTGGTCAGGATAACCCGCGGGAGCGAGTACAGAAAACGAAAACGTCATTGGAGAATATATCCAGAGCTAATGAAAGGAAAAGCTTTCGAACGTCCACATATCACTCAAATATAACCAAAACAGCGTTTTTGGAGAATGTGAAAAAGGCGAAAGAACGAATCAAACAAGGTGACATTTTTCAGGTTGTTTTGTCACAACGATTACAGAGTTCATTTGATGGAGATCCTTTTACATTCTACAGACAATTACGAAAATTAAATCCTTCTCCTTATATGTTTTATATCGATTTTTCAGATTACATTGTTCTCGGAGCCTCGCCCGAAAGTCTGATTAAGACAGACGGGGAAACAATTACTACGAATCCGATTGCAGGAACAAGACCAAGGGGGAAAACCTTTGAAGAAGACCAAGCACTTGGGAACGAATTACTAGCTGATGAAAAAGAGCGTGCCGAACACGATATGCTTGTAGATTTAAGTCGCAATGATATCGGTCGAATCGCAAAAGTCGGAACCGTCCAAGTGAAGAAATATATGGAGGTTGAACACTTTCAGCATGTCATGCATTTAGTTTCGGAGGTAGTAGGTGAATTAAAGGATGACATTCATCCCTTGGATGCTCTAGCAGTATCACTTCCTGCAGGGACTGTATCTGGTGCCCCGAAAATTCGTGCTATGTCTATACTCAATGAACTAGAGGGTGAGAAAAGAGGGTTGTACTCAGGTGCAGTCGGCTATGCATCCTTTAACGGACAACTTGATTTTGCATTGGCTATTCGAACGATGGTCATAAAGGAGAATATCGCCTATGTTCAGGCAGGAGCAGGAATTGTGCATGACTCTGTCCCTGAAAAGGAATATGAAGAAACTCTAAATAAGGCGAAATCTCTATTGGAGGTAACATCATGA
- a CDS encoding aminodeoxychorismate/anthranilate synthase component II, which yields MILVIDNYDSFTYNLVQYIAEMEDVIVHRHDETTIEAIRNLNPKGIVISPGPGRPEDAGICVEVIREFSGHIPILGVCLGHQAIGIAFGGRVIQAETIMHGKRSTIKYEENGLFLEFNSPLEVMRYHSLVVDKNTLPSILKVTADSLDDFEIMAIEHQEYPVFGVQFHPESIGTTNGKKLIQNFMDVVRKENGHEKNFTTIK from the coding sequence ATGATATTAGTCATTGATAACTACGATTCGTTTACCTATAACCTTGTCCAATATATAGCAGAAATGGAGGATGTAATCGTTCATAGACATGATGAAACCACGATTGAGGCTATTAGAAATTTAAATCCAAAAGGAATCGTGATTTCTCCTGGACCAGGGAGACCTGAAGATGCAGGGATTTGTGTTGAAGTGATACGAGAATTTTCCGGCCATATTCCAATATTAGGGGTTTGTTTAGGACACCAAGCCATAGGGATTGCTTTTGGTGGAAGAGTTATTCAAGCTGAAACCATCATGCATGGAAAAAGATCAACTATTAAATATGAAGAAAACGGACTCTTCTTAGAATTCAATAGCCCACTAGAGGTCATGCGATATCATTCGCTGGTAGTGGATAAAAACACTCTACCTTCAATATTGAAAGTTACTGCTGATTCATTGGATGATTTCGAAATCATGGCAATAGAGCATCAGGAGTATCCGGTTTTTGGAGTTCAATTCCATCCTGAATCAATTGGGACAACGAATGGTAAGAAATTGATACAAAACTTTATGGATGTTGTGAGGAAGGAGAATGGACATGAAAAAAATTTTACAACAATTAAGTGA
- the trpD gene encoding anthranilate phosphoribosyltransferase, whose protein sequence is MKKILQQLSEGKSLSIGEMKEAVKLMFLDETTESEIAALLMALKLKGETVEEITGLVEALRENALVFEDQIPGLIDNCGTGGDGSKSFNISTTSAFVLAGAGLKVAKHGNRSITSRSGSADVLEYLGVSLKMSATEVKNTIEEVGIAFLFAPHVHPMMKKIMNVRRSLNIPTIFNLIGPLTNPLQLETQVLGIYREDLLEPFAEVLRNLGRKRAVVLYGAGGVDEATLIGENHYVLLNDGVITKHTISPEDVGLEPASKEKIVGGDAKENASILKNVLSGQEGPHLDTVLLNAGIGLFASGTVTTIQEGVHEARKSIHSGKAYEKLVELVKISVKKEVI, encoded by the coding sequence ATGAAAAAAATTTTACAACAATTAAGTGAAGGTAAGTCACTATCTATAGGTGAAATGAAAGAAGCAGTCAAGCTAATGTTTTTGGATGAAACAACTGAAAGTGAAATTGCAGCTTTACTTATGGCACTTAAACTAAAAGGAGAAACAGTGGAAGAAATTACGGGCTTAGTCGAAGCTTTAAGGGAAAATGCGTTAGTATTTGAAGACCAGATCCCTGGTTTAATTGACAACTGTGGAACGGGAGGGGATGGGTCAAAGAGCTTCAATATTAGTACGACTTCTGCCTTTGTTCTTGCAGGGGCAGGGCTAAAAGTTGCCAAACATGGGAATCGTAGCATTACATCAAGGTCTGGAAGTGCAGACGTATTAGAGTACTTGGGTGTCTCCTTAAAAATGTCGGCAACAGAGGTGAAAAATACGATTGAAGAAGTTGGGATTGCCTTTTTATTTGCACCACATGTGCATCCAATGATGAAGAAGATAATGAATGTAAGACGTTCTTTAAACATCCCTACGATTTTTAATTTGATTGGTCCATTAACCAACCCTTTGCAGCTGGAAACCCAAGTTTTAGGCATATACCGCGAAGACCTTTTAGAACCTTTTGCAGAAGTTTTAAGAAACTTAGGGCGAAAAAGAGCTGTGGTTTTATATGGAGCAGGAGGGGTAGATGAAGCTACCCTTATTGGGGAAAATCACTATGTTTTATTAAATGACGGTGTCATTACCAAACATACTATAAGCCCAGAAGATGTAGGATTAGAACCTGCTTCAAAGGAAAAGATTGTGGGTGGGGACGCAAAAGAAAATGCATCTATCCTAAAAAATGTATTATCAGGTCAGGAAGGGCCACATCTTGATACAGTTTTATTGAATGCAGGCATTGGTCTCTTCGCAAGTGGAACTGTTACTACTATACAAGAAGGAGTTCATGAAGCCAGAAAGAGCATTCACTCAGGAAAAGCTTATGAGAAGTTAGTTGAACTCGTAAAGATTAGTGTTAAGAAAGAGGTAATATAA
- the trpC gene encoding indole-3-glycerol phosphate synthase TrpC — protein MATILEDILAVKRIEVERLKDVNSWNFPEDPLESYAFTKVLKDKEDISIIAEFKRASPSKGVINSEMDPVEQAKIYEKNGASAISVLTDSSFFKGSFHDLQKVQQAVNIPVLCKDFIIDEVQIHRALHAGATMILLIVAALSDDDLKRLYRYATSLSLDVLVEVHNEQELERALGINASLIGVNNRNLKTFEVDLSTTEKLGSIVRSENKFLVAESGIHTKEDIVRVRDAGAHAILVGEAFMTSKNLQDTFLNFKVPVLRG, from the coding sequence ATGGCTACAATTTTAGAAGATATATTAGCAGTAAAGAGAATAGAAGTGGAACGTCTTAAAGATGTAAACTCATGGAATTTTCCTGAAGACCCTCTTGAAAGTTATGCGTTCACAAAGGTCCTAAAAGATAAGGAAGATATAAGTATAATTGCAGAGTTTAAACGTGCTTCTCCGTCAAAAGGAGTCATCAATTCCGAAATGGATCCAGTAGAGCAAGCGAAAATCTATGAGAAAAATGGAGCATCGGCTATTTCTGTTTTAACGGATTCATCCTTTTTTAAAGGAAGCTTTCATGACCTACAGAAAGTTCAACAGGCTGTGAACATACCCGTTTTATGTAAGGATTTTATTATTGATGAAGTACAAATACATCGTGCCCTACACGCAGGAGCTACCATGATTCTTTTAATTGTAGCTGCCTTATCAGATGATGACCTTAAGAGATTGTACCGATATGCTACCTCCCTTAGTCTTGATGTACTAGTTGAAGTTCATAATGAACAAGAGCTAGAACGAGCATTAGGTATTAACGCTTCTTTAATAGGTGTAAACAATCGAAATTTAAAGACTTTTGAAGTGGATTTATCAACAACAGAAAAACTAGGTTCGATTGTGAGAAGTGAAAATAAGTTTTTGGTGGCCGAAAGTGGAATTCATACAAAAGAAGATATCGTTCGCGTTCGTGATGCAGGAGCTCATGCCATTCTAGTTGGGGAAGCATTTATGACATCAAAAAATCTTCAGGATACTTTTTTGAATTTTAAAGTACCCGTGCTAAGAGGGTGA
- a CDS encoding phosphoribosylanthranilate isomerase — MKVKICGITDIQTARAAVQSGADAIGFVFAESKRKVDIDTAVRISEQVPPQVLKVGVFVNETIEKMEEIAEQCHLDFLQLHGDETPEVCKKLRYPIIKAFGIQSKEDLEEVKKYPVDYVLLDSPKGKYRGGNGITFDWNMLKNTCLPQKVVVAGGLHEDNVLDMIQKVSPDMVDVSSGVETDGKKDTVKIQRFIEKVRLSEESF; from the coding sequence ATGAAGGTGAAGATTTGTGGTATTACAGATATCCAAACAGCAAGAGCCGCTGTCCAAAGTGGGGCAGATGCCATTGGCTTTGTCTTTGCAGAAAGCAAGCGGAAGGTTGATATCGATACTGCAGTAAGGATATCGGAACAAGTGCCTCCTCAAGTACTTAAGGTTGGAGTCTTTGTAAATGAAACCATTGAGAAAATGGAAGAAATCGCAGAACAATGTCACCTAGACTTTTTACAATTGCACGGAGATGAAACTCCAGAGGTTTGTAAAAAGTTAAGATATCCCATCATCAAAGCATTTGGCATACAGAGTAAAGAAGATCTCGAAGAAGTAAAGAAATACCCAGTTGACTATGTTTTATTAGACAGTCCAAAAGGCAAGTATCGAGGGGGAAATGGAATTACTTTTGATTGGAATATGTTAAAAAATACATGTCTCCCCCAAAAGGTTGTTGTTGCAGGTGGTCTACATGAGGATAACGTGCTGGATATGATTCAAAAGGTATCACCTGATATGGTGGATGTTTCGAGTGGAGTAGAAACAGATGGAAAAAAAGATACTGTAAAAATTCAGAGATTCATAGAAAAAGTGAGATTATCAGAGGAGAGTTTTTAG
- the trpB gene encoding tryptophan synthase subunit beta, producing MTQYTLPNDTGHFGRFGGRYVPETLMQAVIELEESYKQASQDPQFQEELSYYLKEYVGRETPLYFAENLSRKIGGPEIYLKREDLNHTGAHKINNTIGQALLAVRMGKKKIVAETGAGQHGVATATVCALLNLECVVFMGAEDVRRQKLNVFRMELLGAKVVSVEQGSGTLKDAVNEALRYWVSHVEDTHYIIGSVLGPHPFPKMVRDFQSVIGTETKQQFLQANGHLPDAVVACIGGGSNAMGMFYPFIEDKGVELHGVEAAGSGIHTGLHAASLTEGKVGVLHGSMMYLLQNEDGQIQEAHSISAGLDYPGVGPEHSFLHEEGRVKYSSITDKEALEGFQLLAKTEGIIPALESSHAVAYAVKLAKEMTSNQSIVICLSGRGDKDVEQVKAVLGGEING from the coding sequence ATGACACAATATACATTACCAAACGACACGGGGCATTTTGGGAGATTTGGTGGCCGTTATGTTCCGGAAACATTAATGCAAGCGGTCATAGAGTTGGAAGAGTCATATAAACAAGCTAGTCAAGACCCTCAATTCCAGGAAGAATTATCTTATTACTTAAAGGAATATGTAGGAAGGGAAACACCGTTGTATTTTGCTGAAAATTTGAGTAGAAAAATTGGTGGACCAGAAATTTATTTAAAAAGAGAAGATTTAAATCATACCGGTGCCCACAAAATTAACAATACGATTGGGCAGGCATTGCTTGCAGTAAGGATGGGGAAAAAGAAAATTGTGGCCGAAACAGGTGCTGGACAGCATGGTGTGGCAACAGCCACTGTTTGTGCGCTGTTAAACTTAGAATGTGTTGTCTTTATGGGTGCAGAGGACGTCAGAAGGCAAAAATTAAATGTGTTCCGTATGGAGCTTTTAGGCGCAAAAGTAGTGAGTGTTGAACAAGGAAGTGGAACCTTAAAGGATGCAGTGAATGAAGCACTTCGCTACTGGGTTAGTCATGTTGAGGATACCCATTATATTATTGGTTCAGTCCTTGGTCCACATCCGTTTCCGAAAATGGTTCGGGATTTCCAAAGTGTAATTGGAACTGAAACCAAACAACAATTTCTGCAAGCAAATGGGCATCTACCTGATGCTGTTGTTGCTTGTATCGGTGGCGGAAGCAATGCAATGGGGATGTTTTATCCTTTCATTGAAGATAAGGGAGTTGAATTGCATGGGGTAGAAGCAGCAGGCTCAGGCATTCACACAGGGCTACATGCAGCTTCTTTAACAGAAGGAAAGGTCGGAGTTTTACATGGTTCCATGATGTACCTGCTTCAAAATGAAGACGGTCAAATTCAAGAAGCTCACTCTATATCAGCTGGTTTAGATTACCCAGGTGTTGGACCAGAACATAGCTTCCTACATGAAGAAGGAAGAGTCAAATACAGCTCTATTACAGATAAAGAAGCATTGGAAGGTTTTCAGCTTCTTGCGAAAACAGAAGGAATTATTCCAGCACTAGAAAGTTCTCATGCGGTAGCCTACGCTGTTAAGCTGGCGAAAGAAATGACTTCGAATCAGTCTATTGTCATTTGTCTTTCTGGCAGAGGAGATAAAGATGTTGAACAAGTAAAGGCTGTATTGGGAGGAGAAATCAATGGGTAA
- the trpA gene encoding tryptophan synthase subunit alpha — protein sequence MGKERIEKAIQQVIDNGDKAFIPYIMAGDGGLEKLEDQLLFLQNSGATVVELGVPFSDPVADGPTIQAAGLRALKAGVTLDKLLRKLKEIKDSIEVPVVLMTYINPLLQYGVEKLAIDAKAAGVSGFIIPDVPMEEEGIIAPYLSSEELALIRLVTITSPIERIKEIVSHSDGFVYAVTVAGITGARATLQSTLDSYLQKVKEVSPVPVLAGFGISTPEQVKQTSQHCDGVIVGSKVIEFIRGGKDQELVELIGASRLGIAVE from the coding sequence ATGGGTAAAGAGAGAATTGAAAAGGCTATACAGCAGGTTATCGATAATGGGGATAAAGCCTTTATCCCATATATAATGGCCGGTGACGGTGGGCTAGAAAAGCTAGAAGATCAGCTTCTGTTTTTGCAAAACAGTGGTGCTACTGTTGTGGAATTAGGTGTTCCATTCTCGGACCCTGTCGCAGATGGTCCCACCATCCAAGCAGCTGGTTTAAGGGCTCTAAAAGCGGGCGTTACTTTGGATAAATTACTGAGAAAATTAAAGGAAATAAAGGATTCAATCGAGGTTCCGGTCGTGTTAATGACGTATATTAATCCATTACTACAATATGGAGTAGAGAAGCTTGCAATAGATGCCAAAGCAGCTGGGGTATCTGGTTTCATTATTCCTGATGTTCCAATGGAGGAAGAAGGAATCATTGCGCCTTACTTATCTTCGGAGGAATTGGCTCTCATTCGTTTGGTCACGATTACAAGCCCGATTGAAAGAATTAAAGAAATCGTTAGTCACTCAGATGGATTTGTTTATGCAGTAACTGTTGCGGGGATCACCGGAGCAAGAGCAACGCTGCAGTCTACTTTAGATTCTTATTTACAAAAGGTAAAAGAAGTTAGTCCAGTTCCGGTTTTGGCCGGCTTTGGAATCTCAACTCCAGAACAAGTTAAACAAACAAGCCAGCATTGTGATGGTGTCATTGTTGGTAGTAAGGTGATTGAATTCATCCGTGGAGGTAAAGACCAAGAATTGGTTGAGTTAATTGGAGCGAGTCGTCTTGGAATTGCTGTGGAGTAA
- the cdaS gene encoding sporulation-specific diadenylate cyclase CdaS, whose translation MKEQQQFPEDFQVTIKQLLQQMNDEVTDINQTFSTLKCCILSDLEELQHTMDHIKSNVSSYYLKAYLEPFTKHFITLTQAVQRLSEKRHGALIVIERSILVEPFLLGSIRVNAPVTQLLLESIFYPGNPLHDGGVLIRGDWILSAKNILPLTRNTEVSNKFGTRHRAAIGLSEQTDALVLVVSEETGRISFAMNGEIFPIKT comes from the coding sequence ATGAAGGAGCAACAACAGTTTCCAGAGGATTTTCAAGTAACAATCAAACAATTACTACAACAAATGAATGATGAAGTAACCGATATTAACCAAACCTTTTCAACGTTAAAATGCTGCATTTTATCTGACTTAGAAGAACTTCAACATACCATGGATCATATTAAAAGCAATGTCTCCAGCTATTATTTGAAAGCGTATTTGGAGCCCTTTACAAAGCATTTTATAACGCTTACTCAAGCGGTACAACGCCTTTCTGAAAAGAGACACGGTGCTTTAATCGTCATAGAACGGTCCATACTGGTAGAGCCGTTTTTACTTGGAAGCATTAGAGTAAATGCTCCTGTAACTCAACTTTTGTTGGAATCGATTTTTTATCCTGGAAATCCATTGCATGATGGTGGTGTTTTAATAAGGGGAGATTGGATTCTCTCAGCTAAAAACATTTTGCCTCTAACGAGAAATACTGAGGTAAGTAATAAGTTTGGAACGAGGCATCGGGCAGCTATTGGCCTATCAGAGCAAACGGATGCTCTCGTATTAGTGGTGTCAGAGGAAACGGGAAGAATTTCTTTTGCTATGAATGGTGAGATTTTTCCAATCAAGACTTAA
- a CDS encoding 5-oxoprolinase subunit PxpA, with translation MIDINCDLGESYGVYKLGQDSFMMPEVTSVNIACGFHAGDPQIISETIEMAIHHNLRIGAHPGFPDLQGFGRRNMVMTPNEIYNMVLYQIGAFSAFLKVHDYPLHHVKPHGALYNMAAVNEEYAAPIVRAIADFDSSIKLYALSGSILATVAERAGLPVFHEVFADRTYQNDGTLTPRSCKNALIKDDQQAIQQVVNLVESGKVLSVDGKWIPLKADTVCIHGDGEHALMFAQKLRKQLVKKEG, from the coding sequence ATGATCGATATCAATTGTGACCTGGGAGAAAGCTACGGTGTATATAAGCTTGGACAAGATTCTTTTATGATGCCTGAGGTAACATCAGTAAATATTGCATGTGGATTTCATGCAGGAGACCCTCAGATTATAAGTGAGACCATCGAAATGGCCATTCACCATAACCTAAGAATTGGAGCACACCCAGGTTTTCCGGATTTACAAGGATTCGGCAGAAGGAACATGGTCATGACACCAAATGAAATTTATAATATGGTCCTTTATCAAATAGGAGCTTTCTCCGCCTTTTTAAAGGTTCATGACTACCCACTCCACCATGTAAAACCACATGGGGCTCTCTATAACATGGCTGCCGTAAATGAAGAGTATGCTGCTCCTATCGTAAGAGCCATCGCTGACTTTGATTCTTCAATAAAACTATATGCCCTATCTGGGAGTATTTTGGCAACGGTAGCTGAAAGAGCAGGTCTACCTGTATTTCATGAAGTGTTTGCAGATCGTACTTATCAAAATGACGGGACACTAACGCCAAGGTCCTGTAAAAATGCACTGATAAAAGATGACCAACAAGCCATCCAACAAGTTGTCAACCTTGTTGAAAGTGGAAAAGTATTATCTGTTGACGGTAAATGGATTCCGTTAAAAGCTGACACAGTGTGCATACATGGAGATGGTGAGCATGCTTTAATGTTTGCACAGAAACTTAGGAAACAACTAGTGAAAAAAGAGGGGTAA